The Prunus persica cultivar Lovell chromosome G8, Prunus_persica_NCBIv2, whole genome shotgun sequence genome includes a region encoding these proteins:
- the LOC18766864 gene encoding non-functional pseudokinase ZED1, translating to MLSKVLFSLLQCVRKSGRERSLLKNGSILLKDLIASCDGKSTPIRYYSAAELVRVTNNFDPCCIVEEASVYYTMFRGILDDQTIIVKKYIITRDWPDKDEARSWAIRDIVISMQMSTHKNALKLLGCCLEFSLPALVHEGAAKGVLRDDGSLSGDDESQSFLPWKTRLRIAKQLANALTYLHTAFSRPIIHRGLSSSCIFLDDDYVPKLSNFSFSITIPPKQSHVEEDTLKWTNGYADPNYLATGYITEKTDVYSFGVLLLVLLTGRTAITANLKFHVSDSQIQIHNIVDPKIF from the exons ATGTTATCCAAAGTCTT GTTCTCTTTGCTCCAATGTGTGAGAAAAAGTGGAAGAGAGAGATCATTGTTGAAGAATGGAAGCATCTTACTAAAGGATCTTATTGCTTCTTGTGATGGCAAATCTACTCCCATTCGTTATTACTCTGCTGCTGAGCTCGTTAGGGTTACCAACAACTTCGATCCTTGTTGCATTGTAGAAGAGGCTTCAGTATACTACACGATGTTCAGGGGTATTCTGGACGACCAAACAATTATCGTTAAGAAGTACATCATTACAAGAGACTGGCCCGACAAGGATGAAGCTAGGTCTTGGGCTATTCGTGATATTGTCATATCAATGCAGATGAGCACACATAAGAATGCTTTGAAATTATTAGGTTGCTGCTTAGAGTTTTCTCTCCCAGCTCTGGTGCATGAAGGTGCAGCAAAAGGAGTTCTCAGGGATGATGGAAGTTTAAGCGGGGATGACGAAAGTCAATCCTTTTTACCATGGAAAACTAGACTGCGTATTGCAAAGCAGCTTGCTAATGCACTTACATATCTCCATACCGCCTTTTCGAGACCCATCATTCATAGGGGCCTAAGTTCCAGCTGCATTTTTTTGGATGACGACTATGTTCCAAAACTCTCCaacttttctttctccatAACCATTCCTCCTAAGCAATCCCATGTTGAAGAAGATACCTTGAAATGGACAAATGGGTATGCTGACCCCAACTACCTGGCAACTGGTTACATTACGGAAAAAACTGATGTTTATAGCTTTGGTGTTCTTTTACTTGTACTCTTGACGGGAAGAACTGCAATTActgcaaatttgaaatttcatgtTTCTGATagccaaattcaaattcacaaCATTGTAGACCCTAAAATCTTCTAG
- the LOC18767050 gene encoding uncharacterized protein LOC18767050, translating to MTCPSVCPASGQLGLVHVLGGLGNTHQSYDSKRLSKSAYQQDHNQSQRSGSPKATSVEWGFLLTGLCLEILSLAFDQASSPSKPQYALFGMILAIAAVLICIWELIYKGKRERVVLRQWGRLWWFYYPHSQHRLFGTLPDFYGLVGGIS from the exons ATGACCTGTCCAAGTGTTTGTCCTGCAAGTGGGCAACTGGGGTTGGTCCACGTATTGGGTGGGTTAGGGAATACCCATCAGAGCTACGACTCCAAGCGCTTGAGCAAGTCCGCCTATCAGCAAGaccacaaccaaagccaaCGGTCCGGGTCTCCAAAG GCTACTTCGGTAGAGTGGGGCTTCTTACTCACTGGCCTCTGCCTAGAGATTTTGTCACTTGCTTTTGACCAGGCTTCCTCCCCAAGTAAGCCCCAATATGCACTGTTTGGTATGATATTGGCTATTGCTGCTGTACTCATTTGCATCTGGGAGCTCATTTACAAGGGTAAAAGGGAAAGAGTTGTATTGAGGCAGTGGGGACGGTTGTGGTGGTTCTATTATCCACATTCCCAGCATAGGCTTTTTGGTACTCTTCCGGACTTTTATGGATTAGTTGGGGGAATTTCCTAG
- the LOC18766363 gene encoding thymocyte nuclear protein 1, with product MGEEKHYWLLKTEPGEWSWEDQAANGGVTKWDGVKNKQAQKNLKSMKLGDLCFFYHSGAKARRVVGVVAVVREWYSDGGDDGVVDVKAVGEMRRPVDLKEMKGEKGLKGFALFRQPRLSVVPVPEDVWIRVCDLGGGYQGDGTVLESHDSDGESGEEEDD from the coding sequence ATGGGCGAAGAGAAACACTACTGGCTTCTGAAGACGGAGCCAGGAGAGTGGTCGTGGGAGGACCAAGCAGCCAATGGGGGCGTAACCAAGTGGGATGGTGTGAAAAACAAGCAAGCCCAGAAGAACCTCAAGTCCATGAAACTCGGTGACCTCTGCTTCTTCTACCACTCTGGCGCCAAGGCCCGCCGCGTAGTTGGCGTGGTCGCGGTTGTTCGGGAATGGTATTCAGACGGCGGAGACGATGGCGTGGTTGATGTGAAGGCGGTTGGGGAGATGAGGAGGCCGGTGGACTTAAAGGAGATGAAGGGGGAGAAGGGGCTCAAGGGTTTTGCTCTGTTTAGGCAGCCGAGGCTGTCGGTTGTGCCGGTTCCTGAGGATGTGTGGATTAGGGTTTGTGATTTGGGAGGTGGGTATCAAGGTGATGGTACTGTTTTAGAGAGCCATGATAGTGATGGTGAATCTGGTGAGGAAGAAGACGATTGA
- the LOC109950572 gene encoding non-functional pseudokinase ZED1-like: MPSKLLQWFSMLPCLGKEGRDADIESSYYKNLSKLLEDLIASCDGSSHPVHCYSADDLIRATNNFHPSCIVRKDLNYTMFRGFLNDRSIIVAKYSIGSLPHDLGGNEDDVRSRAIRDIVVSIHMSNHENVLKLLGCCLEFPLPALVLENAAKGVLEGDGSLRDNEDQPLILPWNIRLRIAKQLASAVTYLHTALPSPVIHRDLKPGCIFLDHNYVPKLSNFSLSITIPPTYSDAEDDPKGTIGYIDPAYMMSGRISEKTDVYSFGVLLLVFLTGRRACPIIQEEGRYSSLTVYVRSHAYQLQAIVDPKILEEVGGNEQVEQQLYDFLELVLSCTKEEIEGRPYMSNVARELVRIDESILPS, from the exons ATGCCATCAAAACTCTTGCAATG GTTCTCAATGTTGCCATGCTTGGGAAAGGAGGGAAGAGATGCTGATATTGAGTCATCATACTACAAGAATCTGAGTAAATTATTAGAGGATCTAATTGCTTCTTGTGATGGTTCATCTCATCCTGTTCATTGTTACTCTGCTGATGACCTCATCAGGGCAACCAACAACTTCCATCCTTCTTGCATTGTACGAAAGGATTTAAACTACACAATGTTCAGGGGATTTCTAAACGACCGGTCGATTATCGTTGCCAAGTACTCCATTGGGAGCTTGCCCCATGACTTAGGGGGCAATGAGGATGATGTTCGGTCCCGGGCAATTCGTGACATTGTTGTTTCAATACATATGAGCAACCATGAGAATGTTTTGAAACTCTTGGGCTGCTGCTTAGAGTTCCCTCTACCCGCCCTGGTGCTTGAAAATGCCGCAAAAGGAGTTCTTGAAGGTGATGGAAGTTTAAGAGACAATGAAGATCAACCCTTAATATTACCATGGAATATTAGACTGCGTATTGCAAAGCAGCTTGCTAGTGCAGTTACGTATCTCCATACCGCCCTTCCCAGTCCCGTAATTCATAGGGATCTAAAACCTGGTTGTATTTTCTTGGACCACAACTATGTTCCCAAACTCTCCAACTTCTCACTCTCCATAACCATTCCTCCTACGTATTCTGATGCTGAAGATGATCCGAAAGGGACAATTGGGTACATTGACCCTGCATACATGATGTCTGGCCGCATCTCAGAAAAAACTGATGTGTATAGTTTTGGTGTGCTTTTACTTGTATTCTTGACGGGACGAAGAGCTTGCCCAATTATACAGGAAGAAGGAAGGTATAGTTCACTTACTGTTTATGTGAGATCACATGCTTACCAGCTTCAGGCAATTGTGGACCCTAAAATCTTAGAGGAGGTAGGGGGAAATGAGCAAGTAGAACAGCAGTTGTATGATTTCCTAGAACTGGTATTGTCATGCActaaagaagaaattgaaggaaGGCCATATATGAGCAATGTGGCGAGGGAACTCGTTCGAATCGACGAGTCTATTTTGCCCAGCTAG
- the LOC18767212 gene encoding non-functional pseudokinase ZED1, translated as MSWKVWFFPLVSRLSKKESERSFLDNGSMLLEDLIASCDGKSNPIRCYSAAELMRATNNFDPSCIIMEDVSPCYQMFRGILDDRTIIIKKYITQEYINKDEARSYAIRDIIISMQMSTHKYALKLLGCCLEFSLPALVHENAAKNLARTYKELGYYPHCQLVLGWNLNFTFSIIPRIKRKEEKEERKRSFLKNGSMLLEDLIASCDGKSHPIRCYSAAELNRVTNNFDRSCFITDGTYFDIYRGILDDRTVIIKKHYIVDWAIRDIIISMQMSAHKNSLKLLGCCLEFDTPALVFENAGKGGLNNDGSLAVDNELLPWKTRLRIAKQLASALTYLHTAFPTPIVHRNLRPTCILLDDDYVPKLFDFSFSITIPPDQLYVQDNFAIGTSAYMDPTHRNSRRSSERTDVYIFGVLLLVFLTQRAASRRHGAEIELLIGDSKLNVPGGQIQIETIADPKILEEVVGDEQAQQQLQDFLALALLCIQDENEARPDMIDVAKELVRIDKSILP; from the exons ATGTCATGGAAAGTCTG GTTCTTCCCGTTGGTTTCACGTTTGAGCAAGAAGGAAAGCGAGAGATCATTCTTGGACAATGGAAGCATGTTATTAGAGGATCTCATTGCTTCTTGTGATGGCAAATCTAATCCTATTCGTTGTTACTCTGCTGCTGAGCTCATGAGGGCTACCAACAACTTCGATCCTTCTTGCATTATTATGGAAGACGTTTCACCATGCTACCAAATGTTCAGGGGTATTCTAGACGACCGAACAATTATCATTAAGAAGTACATCACACAGGAATACATCAACAAGGATGAAGCTAGGTCTTATGCTATTCGTGATATTATCATATCAATGCAGATGAGCACCCATAAGTATGCTTTGAAATTATTAGGTTGCTGCTTAGAGTTTTCTCTCCCAGCTCTGGTGCATGAAAATGCAGCAAAG AACCTTGCAAggacttataaggagttgggctactacccccattgccaattggttttagggtggaacctcaacttcacATTCTCAATCATTCCACGTATAAAGCGAAAGGAGGAaaaggaggaaagaaagagatcATTCTTGAAGAATGGAAGCATGTTACTAGAGGATCTAATTGCTTCTTGTGATGGAAAATCTCATCCTATTCGTTGTTACTCTGCTGCTGAGCTCAATAGAGTTACCAACAACTTTGATCGCTCTTGCTTTATTACAGATGGAACATACTTCGACATTTACAGGGGTATTCTAGATGACCGAACAGTTATAATTAAGAAGCATTATATCGTCGACTGGGCTATTCGTGATATTATCATATCAATGCAGATGAGCGCCCATAAGAATTCCTTGAAATTATTAGGCTGCTGCTTAGAGTTTGATACACCAGCTTTGGTGTTTGAAAATGCAGGAAAGGGAGGTCTCAACAATGATGGAAGTTTAGCAGTGGATAATGAATTATTACCGTGGAAAACTAGACTGCGTATTGCAAAGCAGCTTGCTAGTGCACTTACATACCTACATACTGCCTTTCCAACGCCCATCGTTCATAGGAATCTGAGACCCACCTGCATTTTATTGGACGATGACTATGTTCCCAAACTCTTCGACTTTTCATTCTCCATAACCATTCCACCTGACCAATTGTATGTTCAAGACAATTTCGCAATAGGGACATCGGCGTACATGGACCCTACTCACCGAAACTCACGTCGAAGTTCAGAAAGAACTGATGTTTATATCTTTGGTGTGCTTTTACTTGTATTCTTGACGCAAAGAGCTGCATCAAGACGACATGGAGCAGAAATTGAACTCCTTATTGGAGATTCGAAACTTAATGTTCCTGGTGGACAGATTCAAATAGAGACAATTGCGGACCCTAAAATCCTTGAGGAAGTCGTGGGAGATGAGCAAGCACAACAACAACTGCAGGATTTTCTAGCACTGGCATTGTTATGCATCCAAGACGAAAATGAAGCAAGGCCAGATATGATTGATGTGGCCAAAGAGCTTGTACGAATTGACAAGTCTATCTTGCCTTAG